The Penaeus monodon isolate SGIC_2016 chromosome 5, NSTDA_Pmon_1, whole genome shotgun sequence genome window below encodes:
- the LOC119572939 gene encoding uncharacterized protein LOC119572939 translates to MALQYLVSLCLVVAVLADQTSHVSISLGGASAVSHHSSSHHARPSYHHQPTYHTQPAYHPQPSYHPAPAYHPQPSYEHEHEPAVPECAANTTKSWCLQDDHYPTYEIKHAAEHHYEKLLSLYADVADINTELSVDRPNTLDEETYLCPSETAYIKPLRAQNTEEKWRVIVNNIDVHYQTLTQTTRIEECLTSGDACPLVPDCYESKCLQKSIYHRFLVYDPYDQYFPFAIETFKLPASCACLLGAYTIDH, encoded by the exons ATGGCTTTACAATACTTG GTTTCGTTGTGTTTGGTGGTCGCAGTTCTGGCCGACCAGACCTCACACGTCAGCATCAGTCTCGGCGGTGCTTCTGCTGTCAGCCATCACAGTTCCTCTCACCACGCACGCCCTTCATATCACCATCAACCTACTTACCATACACAGCCCGCCTACCATCCACAACCTTCCTACCACCCTGCTCCCGCTTATCACCCTCAGCCTTCCTATGAGCATGAACACGAGCCTGCTGTGCCAGAATGTGCTGCCAACACAACTAAATCATGGTGCCTCCAAGACGACCATTATCCCACTTACGAGATCAAACACGCAGCCGAGCATCACTATGAGAAGCTCCTCTCCCTCTATGCTGACGTAGCCGACATTAACACCGAGCTGTCTGTGGACCGACCAAATACCCTGGATGAGGAAACTTACTTGTGTCCATCAGAGACCGCTTACATCAAGCCCCTTCGTGCCCAGAACACCGAGGAAAAATGGCGTGTCATTGTAAACAATATCGATGTCCATTATCAGACTCTCACTCAGACTACACGTATCGAAGAGTGTCTCACTTCCGGCGATGCATGTCCTTTGGTGCCTGACTGCTACGAGTCCAAGTGTCTTCAGAAGTCCATCTACCACCGCTTCCTTGTCTACGACCCCTATGATCAGTACTTTCCCTTCGCCATCGAGACATTCAAGCTTCCCGCCAGCTGTGCTTGTCTGTTGGGTGCCTACACCATCGATCATTAG
- the LOC119572941 gene encoding uncharacterized protein LOC119572941 encodes MALTLSVVLVCAGVVLGSVHPPAYGHHPQPAYGHHAPAYGHHAPAYGHQHTYEHGYCDPTVVPACAANSTLTYCLEDTEYPEYEIKAAITADHLFAKKYADVADQSADDLVDMVSKDQEEAFDYSYYTGASTGDSPYDATHWAGPEGYICPSEVVYAMPKRAQNVDGKWRVIVNDVHYYSQTARLETCLFPESACRALAPCYQSHCTQKSVYHRLLSYDPCDPYKGLFIDIYKMPSACSCHLPA; translated from the exons ATGGCTCTTACGTTG TCGGTCGTTCTGGTATGCGCCGGAGTCGTCCTTGGCTCCGTTCATCCTCCAGCATATGGCCATCACCCACAGCCCGCTTATGGTCATCATGCGCCTGCTTACGGTCATCATGCACCTGCTTACGGTCACCAGCATACCTATGAACACGGTTACTGCGACCCAACTGTTGTCCCCGCATGTGCTGCCAACTCCACTCTCACCTACTGCTTGGAAGACACTGAGTATCCCGAGTACGAGATCAAGGCTGCCATCACTGCCGATCACTTGTTCGCCAAGAAGTACGCTGACGTCGCCGACCAGTCTGCTGATGACCTGGTAGACATGGTTAGCAAGGACCAGGAAGAGGCCTTCGACTACTCTTACTACACTGGAGCCTCCACTGGGGACTCTCCCTACGATGCCACTCACTGGGCTGGTCCTGAGGGTTACATTTGTCCCTCCGAAGTGGTGTATGCAATGCCCAAACGTGCCCAGAATGTGGACGGCAAGTGGCGCGTCATTGTCAACGACGTTCACTATTACAGCCAGACTGCCCGCCTCGAGACATGTCTGTTCCCAGAGTCTGCTTGTCGCGCCCTTGCTCCTTGCTACCAGAGTCACTGCACCCAGAAGTCAGTGTACCACCGACTTCTTTCCTACGACCCATGTGACCCCTACAAGGGCCTGTTCATCGACATCTACAAAATGCCATCTGCCTGCTCCTGCCACCTTCCCGCCTAA
- the LOC119572947 gene encoding neurotrophin 1-like, whose protein sequence is MVSKDQEEAFDYSYYTGASTGDSPYDATHWGGPEGYICPSEVVYAMPKRAQNADGKWRVIVNDVHYYSQTARLETCLFPESACRALAPCYQSHCTQKSVYHRLLSCDPCDPYKGLFIDIYKMPSACSCHLPA, encoded by the coding sequence ATGGTTAGCAAGGACCAGGAAGAGGCCTTCGACTACTCTTACTACACTGGAGCCTCCACTGGGGACTCTCCCTACGATGCCACTCACTGGGGTGGTCCTGAGGGTTACATTTGTCCCTCCGAAGTGGTGTATGCAATGCCCAAACGTGCTCAGAATGCGGACGGCAAGTGGCGCGTCATTGTCAACGACGTTCATTATTACAGCCAGACTGCCCGCCTCGAGACATGTCTGTTCCCAGAGTCTGCTTGCCGCGCTCTTGCTCCTTGCTACCAGAGCCACTGCACCCAGAAGTCAGTGTACCACCGACTTCTTTCCTGCGACCCATGTGACCCCTACAAGGGCCTGTTCATCGACATCTACAAGATGCCATCTGCCTGCTCCTGCCACCTTCCCGCCTAA
- the LOC119572937 gene encoding protein spaetzle-like isoform X3 has product MALRYLVSLCLVVAVLADQTSHVSISLGGAPAVSHHSSSHHARPSYHHQPTYHTQPAYHPQPSYHPAPAYHPQPSYEHGHEPAVPECAANTTKSWCLQDDHYPTYEIKHAAEHHYEKLLSLYADVADLNTELSVDRPNTLDEETYLCPSETAYIKPLRAQNTEEKWRVIVNNIDVHYQTLTQTTRIEECLTSGDACPLVPDCYESKCLQKSIYHRFLVYDPYDQYFPFAIETFKLPASCACLLGAYTIDH; this is encoded by the coding sequence GTTTCGTTGTGTTTGGTGGTCGCAGTTCTGGCCGATCAGACCTCACACGTCAGCATCAGTCTCGGCGGTGCTCCTGCTGTCAGCCATCACAGTTCCTCTCACCACGCACGCCCTTCATACCACCATCAACCTACTTACCATACACAGCCCGCCTACCATCCACAACCTTCCTACCACCCTGCTCCCGCTTATCACCCACAGCCTTCCTATGAGCATGGACACGAACCTGCTGTGCCAGAGTGTGCTGCTAACACTACCAAATCATGGTGCCTCCAAGACGACCATTATCCCACTTACGAGATCAAACACGCAGCCGAGCATCACTACGAGAAGCTCCTCTCCCTCTATGCTGACGTAGCTGACCTCAACACCGAGCTGTCTGTGGATCGGCCAAATACCCTGGATGAGGAAACTTATTTGTGTCCATCAGAGACCGCTTACATCAAACCCCTTCGTGCCCAGAACACCGAGGAAAAATGGCGTGTCATTGTAAACAATATCGATGTCCATTATCAGACTCTCACTCAGACTACACGTATCGAAGAGTGTCTCACTTCCGGCGATGCATGTCCTCTGGTGCCTGACTGCTACGAGTCCAAGTGTCTGCAGAAGTCCATCTACCACCGCTTCCTTGTCTACGACCCCTATGATCAGTACTTCCCCTTCGCCATCGAGACATTCAAGCTTCCCGCCAGCTGTGCTTGTCTGTTGGGTGCCTACACCATCGATCATTAG
- the LOC119572937 gene encoding protein spaetzle-like isoform X1 → MALQYLVSLCLVVAVLADQTSHVSISLGGAPAVSHHSSSHHARPSYHHQPTYHTQPAYHPQPSYHPAPAYHPQPSYEHGHEPAVPECAANTTKSWCLQDDHYPTYEIKHAAEHHYEKLLSLYADVADLNTELSVDRPNTLDEETYLCPSETAYIKPLRAQNTEEKWRVIVNNIDVHYQTLTQTTRIEECLTSGDACPLVPDCYESKCLQKSIYHRFLVYDPYDQYFPFAIETFKLPASCACLLGAYTIDH, encoded by the exons ATGGCTTTACAATACTTG GTTTCGTTGTGTTTGGTGGTCGCAGTTCTGGCCGATCAGACCTCACACGTCAGCATCAGTCTCGGCGGTGCTCCTGCTGTCAGCCATCACAGTTCCTCTCACCACGCACGCCCTTCATACCACCATCAACCTACTTACCATACACAGCCCGCCTACCATCCACAACCTTCCTACCACCCTGCTCCCGCTTATCACCCACAGCCTTCCTATGAGCATGGACACGAACCTGCTGTGCCAGAGTGTGCTGCTAACACTACCAAATCATGGTGCCTCCAAGACGACCATTATCCCACTTACGAGATCAAACACGCAGCCGAGCATCACTACGAGAAGCTCCTCTCCCTCTATGCTGACGTAGCTGACCTCAACACCGAGCTGTCTGTGGATCGGCCAAATACCCTGGATGAGGAAACTTATTTGTGTCCATCAGAGACCGCTTACATCAAACCCCTTCGTGCCCAGAACACCGAGGAAAAATGGCGTGTCATTGTAAACAATATCGATGTCCATTATCAGACTCTCACTCAGACTACACGTATCGAAGAGTGTCTCACTTCCGGCGATGCATGTCCTCTGGTGCCTGACTGCTACGAGTCCAAGTGTCTGCAGAAGTCCATCTACCACCGCTTCCTTGTCTACGACCCCTATGATCAGTACTTCCCCTTCGCCATCGAGACATTCAAGCTTCCCGCCAGCTGTGCTTGTCTGTTGGGTGCCTACACCATCGATCATTAG
- the LOC119572943 gene encoding neurotrophin 1-like — MALTLSFVLVCAGVVLGSVHPPAYGHHPQPTYGHHAPAYGRQHTYEHGYCDPTVAPACAANSTLSYCLEDTEYPEYEIKAAITADHLFAKKYADVADQSADDLVDMVSKDQEEAFDYSYYTGASTGDSPYDATHWAGPEGYICPSEVVYAMPKRAQNVDGKWRVIVNDVHYYSQTARLETCLFPESACRALAPCYQSHCTQKSVYHRLLSYDPCDPYKGLFIDIYKMPSACSCHLPA; from the exons ATGGCTCTTACGTTG TCGTTCGTTCTGGTTTGCGCCGGAGTCGTCCTTGGCTCTGTCCATCCTCCAGCATATGGCCATCACCCGCAGCCCACTTACGGTCATCATGCACCTGCTTACGGCCGCCAGCATACCTATGAGCACGGTTACTGCGACCCAACTGTTGCCCCCGCATGTGCTGCCAACTCCACTCTGTCCTACTGCTTGGAAGATACTGAGTATCCCGAGTACGAGATCAAGGCTGCCATCACTGCCGATCACCTGTTCGCCAAGAAGTACGCTGACGTCGCTGACCAGTCTGCTGATGACCTGGTAGACATGGTTAGCAAGGACCAGGAGGAGGCCTTCGACTACTCTTACTACACTGGAGCCTCCACTGGGGACTCTCCCTACGATGCCACCCACTGGGCTGGTCCTGAGGGTTACATCTGTCCCTCCGAAGTGGTGTATGCAATGCCCAAACGTGCCCAGAATGTGGACGGCAAGTGGCGCGTCATTGTCAATGACGTTCACTATTACAGCCAGACTGCCCGCCTCGAGACTTGTCTGTTCCCAGAGTCTGCTTGCCGCGCTCTTGCTCCTTGCTACCAGAGCCACTGCACCCAGAAGTCAGTGTACCACCGACTTCTTTCCTACGACCCATGTGACCCCTACAAGGGCCTGTTCATCGACATCTACAAGATGCCATCTGCCTGCTCCTGCCACCTTCCTGCCTAA